The Alosa sapidissima isolate fAloSap1 chromosome 8, fAloSap1.pri, whole genome shotgun sequence genome segment tgGTGGCAGCAGCACAAACGCGTCCAGTCGGGTTTATGGGCAGTGTgaacttttgtgttttgttttttgttttgttttgtttgttttttgttttgttgttttcttttcttttgagttttattttttttccatttcaatTTGTCCTGGCGTGATATGCCTCTCCCCAAAAAGAGCTGTAGAATTTGCTATTAGACACACAATAAAGATGATGCCACTTTTTACCAGTATCCATGGAAGTCATTATCTCTTGTCTCTTGGTTGCTCACATtgtcactcttttttttttttttttaattatatatatatatttctatatACACATGCAGTTTTATATTCAGTTGTGGCTGAAATTGTTGGTACCCTTCCATGAAAAAGAAAAACCCTCAATATTTCTTTAAAATAATTTGAAACTGACCAAAGTAATTTCAACTTTCATCATTGTTTATTCCGTTTAATGTTATTGTAATTCGACTTTCAATTAATTCAACTGATTATTTTCagaataaaacaaatgaaaatggcATTGACAAAAATAATGGTACCCTTCAtgtagcgaagggagagagTCCACTGTTTAACTTCTTGAGTGCTTTTCGGGGTCAGAATCATGACCTGCAACTGAGTTTTCTGACCTGGCTGTATGTGTTGCTTCAGAATGCTGCTTTAGTTTTGAGATTTCACTAATTTCATCCTCTCAAAATAGAGTATGGTGATCTTTTCTTGGACATGTGCGTTTTTGCAGGTCTCTACTGTAAACATGCTGATCTGTAATATCTTCAGATTCCCTCAGACAACTCTTACCTTTGATTTGAGTGTTGATTTAGGTGCAAACAATGATGCCAAACTTCAGTGACAACATTTATCCATTTAAATAGGCCAAATAACTGAATACAAGATCAAATACAtcttgagagaaagtggaatagaacattatgtccaatattccaatatgtagtttaatgttctgcattatgtccaatattcatatgtgttttaatgttctgcatttctcattagtgggtcactttgacactaaaagtatgattctatgtaatgactgtatgatatctctactgtccctgtgtatatctgtgtgactgtatttagagataagcgactttgcagtgtttcactgttctgcatggctgcgtcaatATCTGCTCcgggttgccactaatcagggtctgattcagtgtagtccacgtgagatgggatgaccaacgccatctcccgtcagcctggaaggatacttaaaccctaactatttccttgtctagttagagcagctgatggatctttaggtgaagtcatgctgtctctcccttgatgcgcatcattgtaaataaactctgttactgtattttcatactattggtctgactgggtctctattcatctgtggtatcaaaattaccatcaatcTGTAATATGAATTAAGGTTAAACAGTTTTCATTTTAAACATTGCTATAATCCAATAATTGATTTGAAcaaaatgtgttgaaacgtTCTTGACTTTACTCTATTACATACCAAAGACACGCTATGCATGAGATTCATCGCTCAATTTCATTTCAATAATCTGTAAGGGTACCAACAAATTCAGCCATGATTGTGGACTAAACCTTACTTTGTGAAATGCTCTGTGTATGGTACATTAGTTGACAGGCTTTAATATATCCATAAGAAAGGTATTTACTATGTTCTCGGAACTGAGATGAAAACGTCTTTGTCACACCTATGACTAGGTTGACAGACAAGGCAATCAGTCCCTGAGAAATCTAGTCAAATCAAGTAAAGTGAcgatataacacacacacaattatagaGAACTATCTTACCTGTTGCTTTAAAGGTCATATGAAATCACTAAacgtttaaaaataaattctaTCCACGTATTGCTTGCTTaccaagtgtgtatgtgtgtgttgtagagcgCAGCCAACCAGATTTGTAGACCAAAATCTCCAAATTTTACCAAACTACTACGCCTAGCGGTGGCATCCAGAATTAGTTTTACATGGGCGGAGACGTCTACACTGGAGAAGGCGTGATTGGTGAAACAGTCCCGCTACAGCACCACGAGACCTTCAGCTTAACATTTCTTCCTGTTTGGATATTCTTGCAGTTCTCAGTAGGTAACGTTTAGAGTTCTTCTGACTTTTTGCaaacacaatttaaaaacgAGTAGGCACTGACAGAGACAAGTATGTACAAGTATGCGTTCACATGCGGATGAACATTGCACGCGAGAATGAGATGAGACCAAAGTCCATTGAAGCTATCTGCCCTGCTaacatcatgtgtgtgtttgtctgtgtgtgtgctgttgacaTTGAGAACTGCCAGCCAAATCAGCTGTCCATCGATTCCGTAGCATGTTAACAAACGCGAGAATGACGGTGGTCTCATGTTCTCTTTAAGCGCCGTCCGCGAGATTTAGATTCTATAGAAagattctctctcactcgcccccccctctctaattcaaattcaaattcaaagttgcatgactgtatgggaacagtgttgccaaagctattgTTATACAATATAACATACAATAACATAAGACCATAGGACATAAAACAACAGAAatatctctcttacacacacgcactggcGAGGAAAACATTTGAAGCTTTGCCAAACTTTGGTCTGGTCGATCACACGAAGTACCCCACTTAAAAACTCACACTCAACACagtattgtaaataaatacataaatgctATTATATTTTATGCAAAACAAGTGTTGTCTTCCTTACAACATGCCATGGAATGCTGATGCATAACAGCAGCTTTATGTGTTCGATTTACATATTGTAATATTATGGCATTAATGGTTTGAGTGCTGCTGCTTTATTAAAGCTGTAGTCACTATTTACTACCTGTTGATTTTCTCCTGATGAGGATGCCAGCAATAGCCTTGTGTGCTGTAGGAAAGAAAAAAGTTGTTTCATGCATTATTACTAATACTGTTTtactaaaggtgtgtgtgtgtgtgtgtaggtgctgtAATGGCGGAGGAGATCCTATGGCCACGGGAGGCAGGCCGGTTTGTGTCCGAGCGGAGTTgtgatgtccatgtgtgtgaggagggtgtGTTACGAGTCGCAGAGATGCTGTATGGCCTCAGACACAGCGAGGTCCTCAGTGCTCGTGGGTGGAGCCTCATGAACCCTTTGGCCCCACCCCCAGGTGGTGACGCAGCTCTCAATTGGTTGCTGGTGGTCGACACCATGAACTTCTCCTTCTGGCCAGATGACCCAGACAAGCAGTGCGAGGTCATATGTCGGGGTAAGACCTACACCGGCTACATGGCACTGTGTGCAGCCATCACCAGAGCACTGGATGAGGGTAAGAGTCTCAGGAACACTTAAGACATAGCTCTGAGACATAGCTCTGTGTTGGATCGTATGACctttcacacattctctcaagCAGCTGGGCTGGTTCCCAAAGTCGAGAAAGCATACTCAAAGGCTCCGCCAACACTGTTCCAATGTCAAAAATGCTCAGAAAATCGTGTCTGCATCTGTATCTGCATCTGTGGATCCTCAGGTGATGAAAATTCCCATAATCCTCTGCGTTGACATGCATCGGAGCAGCACCCCTACTGAACAGAAGTGTGCAGTTAGAAGCGGAAGCGTTTAGACAGGCCGCAGTGATGTGCACGTTCACACTAGCTACAGTAGTCTGTTCCAAAATAGAGTCTGAGAATGCAAGGGAGGCCTCTAACCTCATCTTAGAAGAACCCGACTTGCAAGTAAGCATTCTATCAAGGAAGCATGCTCGACTTTGAGAAACAGCCCTGGCGTATCATGCTGTTCTGAAGGCACCTCACACCTACTGTAGAATGTTTCATAAGAACACTCATAAGGACACCCTCAGGTCCCGAGCAGTTGAACTGCACATGCATGTGGGATGTGCTCATATGTactatgattgtgtgtgtgtgtgcgtatatgcgTCTGCAGGTGTGCCCATCACAGACCCAGCGTATTTCTCAAAGATGAGTCTTGAGGACTTGGGCAGGGTTCTGCGCTCAGATAGTTCGGTACCCATGCCGATGCTCAGCGAGCGCCACAATGCCTTGACGGCAGTTGGTTGCGCAGTGCTCACACATTCAGGGTCATTCCGCTGCTTCCTGGAACCCTGCAACAACAACGCCCTCAAAATGGTTCAGCACATCGTGGAGCTCCTGCCCTCCTATCGGGATGAAGCCGTCTTTGAGGTATTTTATGCTAACAAACATATACCCACTTCCAGTATGCACAAGGACACATACAgatgcagacgcacacagacatcAACCTGCATTGACACAAAAGTTCAGCAGTAACTACACAGGTCTGCAATGAATGATCACATACAGCTTTAAGacgtatgtttgtgtttacaggGTAGGAGGGTGGCATTCTACAAGAGAGCTCAGATCCTGGTGGCTGAAGTGTGCTGTATACTAGAAGCTGGTGGGCAGGGTGGTGTCTCAGACATGGATCAGCTAACAATGTTTGCAGACTACAGAGTACCACAGGCACTTGTCCACTTGGGCGTGCTGCGGTATTCAGATGGGTTAATGGACACTCTCAAGAAGGGTCAGCATTCCATTTTAAAGTTGGTCTAAGGCACTGAAGCCACACTGTTcagatgtatttatgtgtgtatctgcatgatACAAGTGTAAATTTACTCTTATTTCTGTAAATGTCATGCATGAGTGTGAgccacatacatgtacatgggGGCaggcgtggcctactggttagcacttcggacctgtaaccggagggttgccggttcgaaccctgaccagtaggcacggctgaagtgcccttgagcaaggcacctaacccctcactgctccccgagcgccgctgttgatgcaggcagctcactgcgctgggattagtgtgtgtttcacctcactgtgtgctgtgtgtgtttcactaattcacggattgggataaatgcagagaccaaatttccctcacgggatcaaaagagtatactatactcttatttctgtaaatgtactatactatactatactatacatatTGACGGTGCTTTATGgtctgattttgtgtgtgtgcgcattggTATTTTACAGGTGAGTTGCTGGACTCTGGTGATAGAAGAGAGGTGGAGATCCGTGGCTGTTCCATTGACTCTGTGGAGCAGATTAAGGAAAAGCTTGTCCAGTTGATGGCTCAGCGTGACGGAGAGGTGTGCCACATCAACTCTGCCCTCATCGACTTCTTCCTGTGGCCTTATGCAAAGGAGCATCACAAGGAGATGGCCCACATCCCAATCCACCACACACGCTGCATCTACTACTGACTGACGTGAAGTCAGCTTTAGTTTGCACATTTAGATCCTGTTTAGAGCCTCATTTATGATAAttgaattaaaaaaagaagTTGTTTATCTGCTGTGAAGTAATGGTTTGATTCTTCCTTTTCGGACGGTGGCGCTGTGAAAATTATGACCAATTTTTCATAGGTTCATCTCGGAAAGCGCGCTCACGCTCCTTGCCAGAATCAGTCGTTGTTGCTTGgcaacatacagacacaacacacagcaagcACGGGGACAGAAAAGAAAGCTGTTTCTATCCAACGCAGGTTGCCTATTCACTAAAATGATCGCTAGATGGATAAATTGTTAAAATAATCGCCTGCTAGAGTCATAACGGTAGCATTAAGGGAAAACTATCAAAGTATATCAGACGTTCCAAGAAGCCATAGCTTCTACCACCTCTGTTGTCTTAGCTCGCTATATCGGTAGCATGTTTGCTAACCTGACAGCCAAATAACTAACTTACGTTGtcataacattaacgttaacgcTAGTTGGGTTTGTGATGTTAACTTTAGCGAATCTCTAATATGATGGAAAAGGTGATGCGGGTCGCGGTGCGCATAAGACCACTGCTTCCTGAAGAACTCCGCCAGAACCGGGAGGTATGTGCACATGTTGCAGTGGATTCACGTCAGGTTATACTGGCAGGTGGGCATGCCTTTCCCTGTCACTTCGCCTTTGGACCTACAGTGTCGCAGGAGCATGTGTACGGTTCCAGCGTTAAGCCTCTGGTAGCGTCGTTTTTCGCAGGCAAAGATGTTACCATCCTCGCCTATGGGCAGTCTGGATCGGGCAAGACCTACACACTTATCGGAGGGCACACTGGTAAGACTTTATTGTGGCTTATAAATACATCATAATTATGTTAAATAACATTACAACAGAtgttctgtagtgtgt includes the following:
- the c8h9orf64 gene encoding queuosine salvage protein, whose product is MAEEILWPREAGRFVSERSCDVHVCEEGVLRVAEMLYGLRHSEVLSARGWSLMNPLAPPPGGDAALNWLLVVDTMNFSFWPDDPDKQCEVICRGKTYTGYMALCAAITRALDEGVPITDPAYFSKMSLEDLGRVLRSDSSVPMPMLSERHNALTAVGCAVLTHSGSFRCFLEPCNNNALKMVQHIVELLPSYRDEAVFEGRRVAFYKRAQILVAEVCCILEAGGQGGVSDMDQLTMFADYRVPQALVHLGVLRYSDGLMDTLKKGELLDSGDRREVEIRGCSIDSVEQIKEKLVQLMAQRDGEVCHINSALIDFFLWPYAKEHHKEMAHIPIHHTRCIYY